The genomic window GCTGGCCACGGCGGGCAGTTGCTACCTGCAGGTCAGGGATGCGGATACGCTCCACCGCAGTTGGGCCGAGATCGGGGTGCCCAGCGACCGGGCCACCGGGAGCCGTCTGGAGCCGCCCACCGACACCGCTTACCGGATGCGCGAGTTCGCCCTCGTCGACCGCAGCGGCAACCTGCTGCGCGTCGGCAGCCCGGTGCGTCCTCGCCCCTGAGACCGGGAGCCTTGCAGCGCAGGCCGTCAGGGTGGTCGTCGTCACCGGAGCCGGACTGATCCGGTCGGGGCAGGTCGAGAAGGCCGAGTAGCCTCGCCCTATGGTGGATCAAGAGCGGTACGCCCTGTATCGGGAAGAGTCGAAGTTGCTGGCAGCGATCGGCGCGCACGTCGACGCCCAGGTCGGCAGTGTCACGGTGCGACTGCCCAGGGCGGTGGCCGAGGCCGCGGTGGCCGCTTGGGAGCGTGACGATCCGGACGGTGACTTCGACGAGGAGACCCACGAGCAGTACGCGCTGCGTACCCAGGCCGGTGATCTGGCACTGATCGGCCTTGCGATCTCGGACGAGGGCCGCTGGGAGGGCGATGAGGTCGTCGTCGACCTGCATGTCCACTCCGCGGGGGCGGCCTGGCTCCAGGCTGCCGAGCTGGGACTGACCGGCCGGTCCTGAGAGGCGTCCAGGAGGTCAGGAGCCGGAGGCCCGGGTGGCCGCGAGCTGCAGGCCGACCTGGCGCTGCAACGCGCCGGCGGGGCAGCCCCCAGCCGTGACCGACGACTGAGGGGCGCTTCCCGTACCGGAGTCGAGGATCCGACGGGACGTCAGTCGATCCCGATGACCTTGCCGTCGACCGTCGCCTTGACCTGCTTGGTGGCGCGAGTGCCCTGGACGTCGACGATGATCTGGATGTCGCTCGAGAACGGCAGCATGCGCTTGACGGCGGCGCTGGAGGCCTTGGCGCCCTCGATGTTCGCCGCGGCCGGTGAGTCGGCGAGCAGCTTGGCGAGTACCTCGGGCTTGATCGAGGTGCTGTCGAAGATGTTCTGCTCGAGGGCGCCGGGGGCGCTGTCGCTGATGTCGACGGGCCGTGGGTCCTGGACCTGCCCGTCGCGGTAGGTGAACCTGTTGACCTCGGTGGGCTTTGCGGGGTCGACGGCATCGACCTGCACGTAGTCCGAGTACACGTCGAGCTCGAGGACCTTCATCGGCGATGCGCCCACCTTTTTGGCTATCGCCTGGACGGCCTGGTCCATGGCCGGTGCGGCGAACAGGTCCGCCGTGGCTGCGATGCTCGCGGCGGGCCCCGGCTTCGTCGCGGCGCCGATGGCCGAGCAGCCGGTGAGCGTCACGGTGACGGCGAGGGAGAGCGTGAGCGTGGCGATGGCGGAACGGCGGGGCATGTGAGCGTTCTCCAGTGGTGAGTAGTGCCGACCGGTCGGGGGAGGCCGGGTGTACCGCTCCGCCGATGGTCAGGTCTGCGGCTTCGCCGTGCCCCGCGATGGGCGGGCGGCTCGTGACCACGCAGGCGCGACGCTGGGCGAACCGGCGTTCCATTTCGTCGCGCTGCACAGGGTAGGGCACCGCATGTGGGTATCGAACTCGATGGCTTCCTGGCGGCCGATCATCGAACGTCACGTCATGTCCGGTCAGGTCATGACGTTTCGCGTCCGGACTCGCGCACGGCCTCCTCCACGATCGTGGCGCGGCGGGCGGTCAGCGGCATCGGTAGAACTACGCGGGTGCGCTACTGAAATTGAATGCGCGACCGGCGACCGGATGCCCTCCTGCGGGTTCAGGTCCGGAGCACACAGGTGGGCAGCTGGAACACGGCCGGCCGGTCGGCGTTCGCCTCGATGAACTCCCGCAGTGGCTTGGCCAGGTGGAGGCGGACGTCGTCCCACACGAGGACGACCGGGCCGACGAGCCGGGTTCGGGCGGACGGGCGGCTGCATCGCCCAGCAGGCCGACCGTGCTCGCGCTCGTGCTCGCGCTCGCGCCCGGAATCAGAAGCTGCGCGGGCAGCCGACTGTTAACGGTCAATGCCTGCAACGCAGTTGTCAGATGGCGGTTCGAGCGTTGATGTCCGTTTCAAAGTGAGGCTCGGACGGTGCCGCCTGCGTGTTCGGCGACTCGGTCCAGCAGGGCGATGCCCGCGGCGTTGTCGTGCGTGTTCGCGGCCAGGACGATGACGGCGATGACCAGGCCCAGCACGTCGACGGCCGGGGCCCGTTTGCGACCGGGAGCCCGTTTCGCCGGATCTCGGCCGGTCGTGGTGGCGGGGCCCCGGAGGCCGCGCGGCCGCTCTGCGTGTTCAGTACCACCAGGGCCGGGTCCTCTGATCGCCGGGCCGGCTCGCGGACCTGGCAGCGCAGGAGCTCGTGGATGACCTGATCGGTCCCGTCGTCGCGCCAGGCGGCGAAGTAGTAGTCGCGCTCCACGGCGGCAGATCGTGCGGGAGGTGGGCCCACTGGCAACCGGTCCTGCCCTGATAGAGGATCGAGTTCACGATCTCCCGGGCGTCGGACCTTGATCAGCAGTCAGGGGGACAACTGCACCACACGCGTTTGCCGACCCCTTCGCGCGGTCCCCATCCCCACTTCTCGGAGAGCGTCTCGACGAGCAGCAGTCCGCGGCCCGAGCAGCCGTCGGGCGACTCCTGTAGGACCGGGTGCGTGCTGGAGGCGTCCTCCACCGCGATCCACAGGCGGTCCGGGTCCACTTCCAGTTCGAGGTGGACCCGCTGCCCCGGCCTGGTGCCGTGGAGCACGGCATTGGTCACCAGTTCGGTCACCAACAACTCGCCGTTGTCGACGAACCGTTCGCCTCCGTCGACGCGGGACAGGAAGTCGCGGAGCAGCTGGCGGGCGCCGGCCGGGGAGTGGTGGCTCTTCTGCAGCCAGCGGTGGTCGCGGGCGATCGGCAGCGGCGCCCGGTCGATCGGTTCGTGCATGGCGGATTCCCCTTGTGTAGTACGCCTGTTGTGCGGTCAGGGGTGAACGGAGGGTGCCCCGACGACGGTCGGACGCGAGCACGGGGATGCCCGGTGATGAACCGTCATGATCACTTTGTGTCGTGATGTCCTCCACTGTGAGTAGCATGCTCTCCGATGGTGGCAATCTGCAAGACTTCATTCGGGGTCTTCGAATTGACCTATTCGAACAAATGACGCTCGTTGCGAATCGGGTCCACCAATGCTTTCATTTCGGATGCCAGGAGTGCCTCAACTGGCAACAGGGAAGGGAACAGTCATGGACAACGGCCCCACCGGTTCGACGGTGCCGCGCAGGCAGCTCGGGCGGAATCTGCGCGACCTCCGCAACCAGGCGCGGATGACGGTGCGGGCGGCCGCACGCCGGCTGGAGTGGTCCGAGGCGAAGATGTGGCGGATCGAGACCGGCCAGACCTCGCTGCGCAGCCTCGACGTCGAAGCGATGTGCAAGGTCTACGGCGCCCCGGGCCAGTTGACCGAGGCTCTGATGGCCCTCGCGAAGGAGACGAAGGCCCGCGGGTGGTGGCACGCCTATGGCGACGTGATCCCCGAGGGGTTCGACCTGTTCATCGGACTGGAGGAGGCTGCGTCACGGATCGACTGGTACGAAAGCGAGTTGGTTCCCGGCCTGCTCCAGACCGAGGAGTACGCGCGGACCGTCATCCGGGCCGGGAAGCCGGACGAGGACGACGAAGAGGTGGAGCGGCGCGTTCGCTTGCGGACGGCACGTCAGGTGCTGCTCACCAGGGTCACCGAGCCGCTGACCTTCGATGCGGTGATCAATGAGGCTGTACTGCGGCGCCCGATCGGTGGTCCGTCCGTCATGTCCGGCCAACTCGAACGCCTCCTGATCGTCAGTGAGTTGCCCAACGTGACGATCAAGGTTGTCCCCTTCAGTGCGGGTTTTCACCTCGGCGTGCTGTCGGGGTCGTTCGGAGTCCTGCGCTTCCCGCTCGATGGAAACGGGGCTGAGACCGAGCCTCCGACCGTCTATGCGGATGGCTTTACTGGTGACCTGTACTTGGACAAGCCTCATGAAGTCGAACGCTATGACGCCGCCTTCAAGAGCATTCGAGCAGCAGCGCTCGATGAGCAGGCGTCACGGCACCTGATCTCCGAAGTGGCAGGGAGTTATGGACAGGATTGATCTGACGCCGACACGGTGGTTCAAGTCCAGCCGCAGTAACGCGCAGTCCGCTTGCGTCGAGGTCGCCGCAGGCCTCCCCGGTGCGGTGCCTGTGCGGGACAGCAAGGATCCGCAGGGGCCCGCGTTGGTCTTCGGGCCCGCGGCCTGGCGGACGTTCGTGACGGCGCTGCACGGCGAGGGGCTCTCGGGCGCCTGCTGAGCCGTTCCGTGAACACCGATGGCTCCTCGGCCCGTTCGGGCCGAGGAGCCATCATCTTTTGGCGTCCATAACGGAGTTCTCGGCTTGCTCGCGATCTGTTCTCGGTCTGTTCTGAATCATCGAGTCCCGGATCGGCTGCTAGAAATTGGGTCTCGCCCCGGTTCCCGTCCCCGCTGTCGGCCGCTTGACCGGCCTTTGCGGGCCGAGTGCTGGGCCTTTCCAAGTGAGCAAGGCGGAAGCCGTGGTCCAGAACGACTTGTAGCCGTCGCGGGGTCGCTCTATTTACGGCCGCTCCGCGAATACCTGCTCGTACAGCGGTGCGATCTCCACCAACGCCTGGGCGCTGATGGTTCCGAAGGCGGGTGTCTGCGAGGTCAACCGAGGTAGACCTTCTGCCACTCCAGTGATGTCATCGTCAGCGCGGCCTCGGCGAGGGTGCGCGCCGACTCGGTCTTGAGGCTGCCCAAACTACTGTCGATCCACGGCTGGACATTCTGGTATCCCTGCTCACGGTACTCCACGGCCTGGATCAGACACTCCAGCTTGTCCGCGTCGTGGGCGACCGTGACTTCCGGGCTCTCGGAGTTCTCGTACTCCTCCACGATGGCCTGCACACCGGCGGTCACGGCAGGGTGAGCGGCGCTCACCTGGTCGGCCGTTACCCGCTCGTTGGAGGCAGCAGAAAGGTAGCGCCGGCCGATGTGCGGGATATCGCTGATCCGCGTCTCCTGGGTGTCGTGGAAGAGGCACAGCAGCGCCACCTTGGCCGGGTCGACACCCTCCATCATCGCGAGCACCGCGCCCACGACGCCGGTCCGGAACGAGTGCTCGGCGATCGTCTCGGGGTCCTTGACTCCAGCGATCCACCAGCCGGAGCGCTTCGCCCGCTTGAGCATGCCCGCCTCGAACAGGTAACCCGCAGTGCCCTTCGCCTGCCTGTCGTCCGTCATGGCCGTCCTTTGCCGTTGGATCGGTTGTCGTGGAAACCCCCCACTCGCAGACCGTAGTGCAAAGACTCCAGCTCGTGGCGGGACTGTTGCGAAAGGCCGTCACCATCGAGCAACACGCGCACCCGTGCCGCCAGATCGCGGGCGGTGAACGGGTCGGCGTCGGCGAGACTGCGCCGGGTGAGCATGAGTGCCCAGATCGAATGGACGTACAGGTCGGTGTACTCGCCAGCCCGGTCCAGTCGGATGGTGAACTGCCGCAGCAACGCGGAGGCGTCCCACGCAGGGTGCTCCCGCTCGGCCATGAAGTCGTCGCTGACTTTGGGGTGCGAGTCGACTCCAAGCCAGTGTGCCCAGTAGTTCAGGTTCGCGGTCTCGAAGTCGTCGTTGTCGGTGATCGAGCGGGCGATAAAATCACGCAGCAGTTCTGGATCGCCCTGCCGGGCCAGCGCCGCCGCGACCGACCGTGCCTCGGCCCACCGTGGCGACCATCCCGAGCCGGCCGAGGGAATCCGGCCTCGGCGCTGCATCCCGCCGAACCACTCGACTACGTCTCGGTTCCGGTCATAGGAGGAGAGGTACCAGACCTGTCTCCGGAGTAACGCGGTCTTCTCGCCCTCGGCCTCTACCAGTTCGGCGGCGTGCCGGAGGTTGTCGAAGAACCGCCCGCGCTCCTCCTGGCCGAGGAGCGGCGCTGCGTACACCGGCCCGCGCCGGGCAGCAGGAACGCTCAACTCGGCGGCGACCGCGCCGGGAAGATCCCCGCTGACGGCCCAACCGATCATGTGCGTGGTGTCGCGGGTGAGTACCCAGCCAGCCAGTGGATGCTCCAGAGTCTCGCGTCGGTTCGACCGCGACCGCAGTATCTCGCCGAGTACGAAGTCTGCGTCCATGGCGATGCTCATCAGGTCCACGAGCCCAACCGGCGCCCCGAGCAGGATCAGCTTTCTG from Kitasatospora sp. NBC_01250 includes these protein-coding regions:
- a CDS encoding bleomycin resistance protein translates to MDEYAVPILPSRDLGETLTFYARLGFEQRGVSTEQDDYLILVRGTVELHFWHHPEVDPLATAGSCYLQVRDADTLHRSWAEIGVPSDRATGSRLEPPTDTAYRMREFALVDRSGNLLRVGSPVRPRP
- a CDS encoding ATP-binding protein, with translation MHEPIDRAPLPIARDHRWLQKSHHSPAGARQLLRDFLSRVDGGERFVDNGELLVTELVTNAVLHGTRPGQRVHLELEVDPDRLWIAVEDASSTHPVLQESPDGCSGRGLLLVETLSEKWGWGPREGVGKRVWCSCPPDC
- a CDS encoding helix-turn-helix domain-containing protein; this encodes MDNGPTGSTVPRRQLGRNLRDLRNQARMTVRAAARRLEWSEAKMWRIETGQTSLRSLDVEAMCKVYGAPGQLTEALMALAKETKARGWWHAYGDVIPEGFDLFIGLEEAASRIDWYESELVPGLLQTEEYARTVIRAGKPDEDDEEVERRVRLRTARQVLLTRVTEPLTFDAVINEAVLRRPIGGPSVMSGQLERLLIVSELPNVTIKVVPFSAGFHLGVLSGSFGVLRFPLDGNGAETEPPTVYADGFTGDLYLDKPHEVERYDAAFKSIRAAALDEQASRHLISEVAGSYGQD
- a CDS encoding DUF397 domain-containing protein gives rise to the protein MDRIDLTPTRWFKSSRSNAQSACVEVAAGLPGAVPVRDSKDPQGPALVFGPAAWRTFVTALHGEGLSGAC
- a CDS encoding HD domain-containing protein, which translates into the protein MTDDRQAKGTAGYLFEAGMLKRAKRSGWWIAGVKDPETIAEHSFRTGVVGAVLAMMEGVDPAKVALLCLFHDTQETRISDIPHIGRRYLSAASNERVTADQVSAAHPAVTAGVQAIVEEYENSESPEVTVAHDADKLECLIQAVEYREQGYQNVQPWIDSSLGSLKTESARTLAEAALTMTSLEWQKVYLG
- a CDS encoding helix-turn-helix domain-containing protein, giving the protein MISGFLFKVIREQIPRTQDELAVDLGIDKSTVQGWESGRRPLSSTRAGNLVALRRKLILLGAPVGLVDLMSIAMDADFVLGEILRSRSNRRETLEHPLAGWVLTRDTTHMIGWAVSGDLPGAVAAELSVPAARRGPVYAAPLLGQEERGRFFDNLRHAAELVEAEGEKTALLRRQVWYLSSYDRNRDVVEWFGGMQRRGRIPSAGSGWSPRWAEARSVAAALARQGDPELLRDFIARSITDNDDFETANLNYWAHWLGVDSHPKVSDDFMAEREHPAWDASALLRQFTIRLDRAGEYTDLYVHSIWALMLTRRSLADADPFTARDLAARVRVLLDGDGLSQQSRHELESLHYGLRVGGFHDNRSNGKGRP